One part of the Natronorubrum sediminis genome encodes these proteins:
- a CDS encoding MATE family efflux transporter, with protein sequence MSRIPNPLRLTILYIGLALARLGLIDRERAVETTVLAWPRIVTGIARMSKSAVDVAMVGVAVGTSAVAGVGYASPFWGLAFAIGGGVAGGTIALVSQRFGADAYDELGLAVRSSTVLVIALSVPVSATFWLFPEQFISVLTDNQAAIDYGATYLQVVALGIPFAGLNLVGSRTLVGADDSFIAMQIRAAGAVINIGLNAVFIFGLDLGVVGAALGTVFANVAVTATFAVGITAGWLPVIGQLPIQVDPLGSYFDPGTIHDIVTIGLPVGGRNLVWTVAEFPMLWVLGIFGENTVAAFVIARRIWGLMNTPGWGFGLASSSLVGQALGQNDEQTAKAYGRDIIRFAVATYIVSAILIALFAEQIVVLFADDPASGEIPIAVTLVYASCVAVVFQGVAGAAAGPLDASGDTVVPFASQFVGMFLVSIPLAYLGATTSLGYWGLYLAFVAETSVPAAINYWRFRTDKWKAISETYRPDAAVADD encoded by the coding sequence GTGAGTCGGATTCCAAATCCACTACGTCTTACGATCCTCTATATCGGACTCGCACTCGCCCGTCTCGGCTTGATCGACCGTGAGCGCGCTGTCGAGACGACGGTCCTCGCGTGGCCGCGGATCGTCACCGGCATCGCACGCATGTCGAAGAGCGCCGTCGACGTCGCGATGGTCGGCGTCGCCGTCGGAACGTCGGCCGTCGCGGGCGTCGGCTACGCGAGTCCGTTCTGGGGGCTCGCCTTCGCGATCGGCGGCGGCGTCGCCGGCGGAACGATCGCCCTCGTCTCACAGCGCTTCGGCGCCGATGCCTACGACGAGTTGGGGTTGGCGGTTCGCTCGAGTACGGTGTTGGTCATCGCACTCTCCGTGCCGGTCTCGGCGACGTTCTGGCTCTTTCCGGAGCAGTTCATCTCGGTACTCACCGACAATCAGGCGGCGATCGACTACGGTGCGACGTACCTGCAGGTCGTCGCCCTGGGAATTCCCTTCGCCGGTCTCAATCTGGTCGGGAGCCGAACCCTCGTCGGTGCGGACGACTCCTTCATCGCGATGCAGATCCGCGCTGCCGGCGCGGTCATCAATATCGGACTCAACGCCGTGTTCATCTTCGGACTCGACTTGGGCGTGGTCGGAGCGGCACTCGGGACGGTGTTCGCAAACGTGGCCGTGACGGCGACGTTCGCGGTCGGCATCACCGCAGGCTGGCTCCCCGTCATCGGCCAACTACCGATACAGGTCGACCCACTGGGGTCGTACTTCGATCCGGGCACGATTCACGACATCGTCACGATCGGGCTCCCCGTCGGCGGCCGAAACCTCGTCTGGACGGTCGCCGAGTTCCCCATGCTCTGGGTCCTCGGTATATTCGGCGAGAACACCGTCGCCGCGTTCGTCATCGCTCGGCGCATCTGGGGGCTGATGAACACGCCCGGGTGGGGCTTCGGTCTCGCCTCCTCGAGTCTGGTCGGACAGGCGCTCGGGCAAAACGACGAGCAAACGGCGAAAGCGTACGGCCGAGACATCATCCGCTTCGCCGTGGCGACGTACATCGTAAGCGCGATCCTCATCGCACTCTTCGCCGAGCAGATCGTCGTCCTCTTCGCTGACGATCCGGCGAGCGGCGAGATTCCGATCGCGGTCACACTCGTCTACGCCTCTTGCGTCGCGGTGGTCTTCCAGGGCGTCGCCGGTGCAGCCGCTGGCCCGCTCGACGCCAGTGGCGACACGGTAGTGCCCTTCGCGAGCCAGTTCGTCGGGATGTTTCTCGTCTCGATCCCGCTCGCGTACCTCGGCGCGACGACGAGCCTCGGCTACTGGGGACTCTACCTCGCGTTCGTCGCCGAAACGAGCGTCCCCGCCGCGATCAACTACTGGCGATTCCGCACCGACAAGTGGAAAGCCATCAGCGAGACCTATCGCCCGGACGCCGCCGTCGCGGACGACTAA
- the trpD gene encoding anthranilate phosphoribosyltransferase: MQEYVERVTEGENLTQADARAASTSVFEDATEAQIGALLAALRAKGETEAEIAGFAQGMREAARTITPDREPLVDTCGTGGDDYDTINVSTTSAIVTAGAGVPVAKHGNYSVSSSSGSADVLEEVGVSVEAEPPAVEDAIERDGIGFMLAPVFHPAMKAVIGPRKELGMRTIFNVLGPLTNPAGADAQVVGVYDPDLVPILADALSRMAVERALVVHGAGTDEIAIHGETIAAEVDGSDVEQYSLEPADLGLESHDIEAISGGSPEENAAAMRGIVEGEVTGAKRDVILANAGAAIYIAGEANSLEAGVDVARDAIDSGGAARKLAQLCEGATTRVQQ; this comes from the coding sequence ATGCAGGAATACGTCGAGCGGGTTACGGAGGGCGAGAATCTGACGCAAGCAGACGCTCGAGCGGCCTCTACGTCCGTCTTCGAAGACGCAACGGAGGCACAGATCGGCGCGCTACTGGCCGCACTACGGGCGAAAGGCGAAACGGAAGCCGAAATCGCCGGCTTCGCACAAGGTATGCGCGAGGCCGCCCGGACGATTACCCCTGATCGTGAGCCACTGGTCGACACTTGCGGGACGGGTGGGGACGACTACGATACGATCAACGTCTCCACGACGAGCGCAATCGTCACCGCCGGCGCTGGCGTCCCCGTCGCCAAACACGGTAACTACTCGGTCTCTTCTTCCTCTGGAAGCGCGGACGTCCTCGAGGAAGTCGGCGTCTCGGTCGAAGCCGAACCGCCCGCTGTCGAGGACGCCATCGAACGCGACGGCATCGGCTTCATGCTCGCGCCGGTGTTCCACCCCGCGATGAAAGCCGTCATCGGCCCGCGAAAGGAACTCGGCATGCGAACGATCTTCAACGTCCTCGGGCCCCTGACCAACCCCGCCGGGGCGGACGCCCAGGTCGTCGGCGTCTACGATCCCGACCTCGTTCCGATTCTCGCGGACGCCCTCTCTCGGATGGCCGTCGAGCGGGCGCTCGTCGTCCACGGCGCGGGCACCGACGAAATCGCGATTCACGGCGAAACCATCGCCGCGGAAGTCGATGGATCCGACGTCGAACAGTACTCCCTCGAGCCAGCCGACCTCGGACTCGAGTCCCACGACATCGAAGCCATTTCGGGCGGCTCTCCCGAGGAAAACGCGGCAGCCATGCGCGGAATCGTCGAGGGGGAGGTTACGGGCGCAAAGCGAGACGTCATCCTCGCGAACGCGGGGGCGGCGATTTACATCGCCGGCGAAGCCAACTCGCTCGAGGCCGGCGTCGACGTCGCCCGGGACGCGATCGACTCCGGGGGCGCAGCCCGGAAACTCGCCCAACTCTGTGAGGGAGCGACGACGCGGGTACAGCAATGA
- a CDS encoding phosphoribosylanthranilate isomerase: MTRVKICGLTTTDDLEMAIAAGADAVGIICDVPVDTPREVSRVRARELVEAAPPFVTTVLVTMPEGPDQAIELVDAIEPDALQFHGSIGVGDLSYVRAKVDSQLLLAVDADDAQTAHTYDDVVDGLLVDTPGEDGGGGTGTTHDWARTRKATDGLESPVILAGGLTPENVPDAISTVEPFAVDVASGVEETGGVKDPTAVRSFVDRAKDAGRPVQP, encoded by the coding sequence ATGACGCGCGTCAAAATCTGTGGACTGACGACGACGGACGACCTCGAGATGGCCATCGCGGCTGGAGCCGACGCGGTCGGCATCATCTGTGACGTTCCCGTCGACACGCCCCGGGAGGTCTCCCGCGTACGGGCCCGGGAGCTAGTCGAGGCCGCGCCGCCGTTCGTCACGACCGTCCTCGTGACGATGCCGGAAGGGCCGGATCAGGCGATCGAACTGGTCGACGCCATCGAACCGGACGCGCTCCAATTCCACGGCTCGATCGGCGTAGGTGACCTTTCGTACGTGCGCGCGAAGGTCGACTCTCAGCTTCTCCTCGCCGTCGACGCAGACGACGCCCAGACGGCTCATACGTACGACGATGTCGTCGACGGCTTGCTCGTCGATACGCCCGGCGAAGACGGCGGTGGCGGCACCGGGACCACGCACGATTGGGCCCGAACCCGCAAAGCCACCGACGGCCTCGAGTCACCGGTGATCCTCGCCGGCGGATTGACGCCCGAGAACGTCCCGGACGCGATTTCGACGGTCGAGCCGTTTGCCGTCGATGTCGCGAGCGGTGTCGAGGAAACTGGCGGCGTCAAGGACCCAACTGCGGTCAGATCGTTCGTCGATCGAGCGAAAGACGCGGGTCGACCAGTACAGCCGTGA
- the trpE gene encoding anthranilate synthase component I translates to MSDTPTSPTPDIDRETFREHASDSTERPVVVRTVVTLDVDTTPLAAYGALTGRTASNDRERSPYAFLLESAEKTASSDPDGAFRPSSAQTDRHARYSYVGYDPDAVITVESDGTAVEALSPNAPMDLIETTDDGDTVDALRAALPDVRFANAPEHDRQHLTGGLVGFLAYDAVYDLWLEDVGLERPDSRFPDAQFVLTTKTLAFDERNGTVSLVCTPILEADDDPDAVYDDVLAEAQEVAKTIRDADTLETSGFTRTDEVAGPKDAYEESVDRAKEHVLDGDIYQGVVSRTRELYGDVDPLGFYEAMRDVNPSPYMYVLEHDDLTVVGASPETLVSVRGREIMSNPIAGTCDRGTGPVEDRRLAGEMLADEKERAEHTMLVDLARNDVRRVAEAGSVRVDEFMNVLKYSHVQHIESTVTGELAGDADAFDATRASFPAGTLSGAPKIRAMEIIDDLEAEPRGLYGGGVGYYSWCGDADFAIVIRTATVEDEGTRDRITVRAGAGLVADSDPEAEYVETEKKMGGVLAALENIEERSSDSVDSDGDGAGDTDGNDGNDGNDGNGGTSDRRDGHETAEVSR, encoded by the coding sequence ATGAGTGATACACCCACCTCACCGACACCCGATATCGATCGCGAAACGTTTCGCGAACACGCGAGCGATAGCACCGAACGGCCGGTCGTCGTCCGAACCGTCGTGACGCTCGACGTCGACACGACGCCACTCGCGGCCTACGGTGCCCTCACCGGTCGAACGGCATCGAACGACCGCGAGCGCTCGCCCTACGCGTTCTTACTCGAGAGTGCGGAGAAGACCGCTTCGAGCGATCCCGACGGCGCGTTTCGGCCGAGTTCGGCACAGACTGATCGCCACGCACGGTACTCCTACGTCGGCTACGATCCGGACGCCGTCATCACGGTCGAATCGGACGGAACCGCTGTCGAAGCGTTGTCTCCGAACGCCCCGATGGACCTCATCGAAACGACCGACGACGGTGACACCGTCGATGCTCTTCGCGCCGCACTGCCGGACGTTCGATTCGCGAACGCACCCGAGCACGACCGACAGCACCTCACCGGCGGCCTCGTTGGCTTTCTCGCTTACGACGCAGTCTACGACCTCTGGCTCGAGGACGTCGGTCTCGAGCGTCCCGACTCGCGGTTCCCGGACGCCCAGTTCGTGTTGACGACGAAGACGCTCGCGTTCGACGAACGAAACGGGACCGTCTCGTTGGTCTGTACGCCGATTCTCGAGGCCGACGACGATCCGGACGCCGTCTACGACGACGTGCTCGCCGAAGCCCAAGAAGTTGCAAAGACGATACGCGACGCCGATACGTTGGAGACGAGTGGCTTCACCCGGACGGACGAGGTGGCTGGTCCGAAAGACGCCTACGAGGAGAGCGTCGACCGAGCCAAAGAACACGTCCTCGACGGCGACATCTATCAGGGCGTCGTCTCCCGGACGCGAGAGCTCTACGGCGATGTCGATCCGCTCGGGTTTTACGAGGCGATGCGAGACGTGAACCCCTCGCCGTACATGTACGTACTCGAGCACGACGACCTGACCGTTGTCGGCGCGAGTCCGGAAACGTTGGTCTCCGTCCGCGGGCGCGAGATCATGTCGAATCCCATCGCCGGAACCTGTGACCGGGGAACCGGTCCCGTCGAGGATCGCCGACTCGCCGGCGAGATGCTGGCCGACGAGAAAGAACGCGCCGAGCACACCATGCTGGTCGACCTGGCTCGCAACGACGTTCGACGGGTTGCCGAGGCCGGTTCGGTTCGCGTCGACGAGTTCATGAACGTCCTCAAGTACAGCCACGTCCAGCACATCGAATCGACCGTCACGGGCGAGTTAGCTGGGGATGCTGACGCCTTCGACGCGACCCGCGCGTCGTTCCCCGCCGGAACGCTCTCTGGCGCGCCGAAGATCCGCGCGATGGAAATTATCGACGACCTCGAGGCCGAACCGCGAGGCCTCTACGGTGGCGGCGTCGGCTACTACTCCTGGTGTGGCGACGCCGACTTTGCCATCGTGATCCGAACGGCGACCGTCGAAGACGAAGGAACGCGAGACCGGATCACCGTCCGTGCGGGTGCAGGATTGGTCGCCGACAGTGATCCCGAGGCCGAGTACGTGGAGACTGAGAAAAAGATGGGCGGCGTACTCGCCGCACTCGAGAACATCGAGGAAAGATCGAGCGATAGTGTTGATTCTGACGGCGATGGTGCTGGTGATACTGATGGGAATGATGGGAATGACGGTAATGACGGTAATGGTGGCACCTCCGACAGGCGCGATGGCCACGAGACCGCGGAGGTGAGCCGATGA
- the trpG gene encoding anthranilate synthase component II: MSEHANTRGESVKPADENATDEAVTVLFVDNYDSFTYNLVEYVSQQADTETEVVKNTASLEDIRNVDPDAIIISPGPGHPKNDRDVGVTMAVLRELSPEIPTLGVCLGLEAAVYEFGGTVGRAPAPIHGKASAVEHDGEGVFAGLPQGFRAGRYHSLVATAVPECFEISATADHDSETLVMGVRHREYPIEAVQFHPESVLTAAGHDVIENFLESLR, encoded by the coding sequence ATGAGCGAGCACGCCAACACTCGAGGCGAGTCGGTGAAGCCGGCTGACGAGAACGCTACTGACGAAGCGGTAACCGTTCTGTTCGTCGATAACTACGACTCGTTCACCTACAACCTCGTCGAGTACGTGAGCCAGCAAGCGGACACCGAGACAGAAGTCGTGAAAAACACCGCCTCGCTCGAGGACATTCGGAACGTCGATCCGGACGCGATCATCATCAGTCCGGGCCCCGGTCACCCGAAGAACGACCGTGATGTTGGCGTCACGATGGCAGTGCTTCGGGAACTCAGTCCCGAGATACCGACACTCGGCGTCTGTCTGGGACTCGAGGCTGCCGTCTACGAGTTCGGCGGTACCGTTGGGCGAGCACCCGCACCGATCCACGGGAAGGCCTCCGCCGTCGAACACGACGGGGAGGGCGTCTTTGCCGGCCTGCCACAGGGCTTTCGTGCCGGGCGCTATCACTCGCTGGTCGCGACGGCGGTACCCGAGTGCTTCGAAATTTCAGCGACCGCTGACCACGATAGCGAGACGCTCGTGATGGGCGTTCGACACCGCGAGTACCCGATCGAAGCCGTCCAGTTCCATCCGGAGAGCGTGCTCACGGCTGCAGGTCACGACGTCATCGAAAATTTCCTCGAGTCGCTTCGGTAG
- a CDS encoding adenosylcobalamin-dependent ribonucleoside-diphosphate reductase, whose amino-acid sequence MSESELSAAELTLPIKRTEGDTLEERMTDNAYQNILPARYLRKDADGELVETQEDLFKRVGKNIALAEVVYEAEKRDSEIIVTPDQLKPDHPRRDELAEEVFGEGISADEYAETALTERNVNKFAYETVVPELPSDIREHVEDVAETFTEGMETLSFMPNSPTLMNAGDELQQLSACFVMSPDDDLSDIHETAKKAAEVFQSGGGVGYGFWQLRPYGDSVGSTGGIASGPITFMRTYDQLCETIAQGGTRRGAQMGIMRVSHPDVIEFIHAKNKDVSLAHTLRLNDPDDYTYTTFSEALEEARDLIDEDGRVPKHLRNAVEGHLSNFNISVGVTDAFMEAVQNGEEFTFTNPRTEEPHIATEETKEMYGRYDLAEHVEVGEPLSIPAELIFERIVEGAHENGEPGVIYLERVNKQHSFDVEEEPDHRILATNPCGEQPLEEHEACNLGHINLSTLAATNAPDWRVWSEEHADEYDTQAEAVDAFLEEAIDVSAFNERIKYGTRFLENVVTMSDFPVEEIEEKVRDMRKIGLGVMGLAQLYIQLGIKYGSEEGNEVARQLMTHINHGAKATSHQLAIERGSFADWNDSKYADPTAYREWFEHQTGESADDWDGGFPIRNHNVTTIAPTGTTSMVGNTTGGCEPIYNVAYYKNVTDDVQGDEMLVEFDDYFLRTLEANDIDVDAVKEEAQEQMATNQFDGVEGLSTVPDAIGELFVITSDLSAKQHAAVQCASQNGVDSAISKTVNAPNDSTLEDAKEVFEWVYENGGKGVTYYRDGTRSKQVLTTRADNADFADETEAAETLVDQIGEIFGGLEAFLESEDVQAVLEEDIDELLGDSQESVQVDFTEKRERPDALQGVSQRIDTGYGKVYVTINEDPETGQPFELFANIGHSGGFTNSFTEALAKVISTSLRSGVDPEEIVDELCGTRSPKVAWDKGEQIQSIPDAIGTAMRRYLENEIDKPYPTQQTLEDAADAGTEAEFDGPQTDGGAAAAKGGSDADDATQDLIDAGESPECPSCGALSLYFSEGCKTCESCGWSEC is encoded by the coding sequence ATGAGTGAATCGGAACTTTCAGCTGCAGAACTAACGCTCCCGATCAAGCGAACCGAAGGCGACACGCTCGAGGAGCGAATGACCGACAACGCCTACCAGAACATCCTCCCCGCACGTTACCTGCGTAAGGATGCAGACGGCGAACTCGTCGAGACGCAGGAAGATCTCTTCAAGCGTGTCGGGAAGAACATCGCACTTGCTGAGGTCGTCTACGAGGCCGAAAAACGAGACAGCGAAATTATCGTCACGCCGGATCAGCTCAAACCGGACCACCCGCGTCGCGACGAACTCGCCGAGGAGGTCTTTGGAGAGGGCATTTCGGCGGACGAGTACGCCGAAACCGCACTGACCGAGCGCAACGTCAACAAATTCGCCTACGAGACGGTCGTTCCGGAGCTCCCATCGGATATCCGCGAGCACGTCGAGGACGTCGCCGAGACGTTTACCGAAGGCATGGAAACGCTGTCGTTCATGCCGAACTCGCCGACGCTGATGAACGCCGGTGACGAACTCCAACAGCTTTCTGCGTGTTTCGTCATGAGCCCCGACGACGACCTCTCGGACATCCACGAGACCGCGAAGAAGGCCGCGGAGGTCTTCCAGTCCGGCGGCGGTGTCGGATACGGGTTCTGGCAACTGCGACCGTACGGCGATTCAGTGGGTTCGACGGGCGGTATCGCCTCGGGTCCAATCACGTTTATGCGCACGTACGACCAGCTCTGTGAGACCATCGCTCAGGGAGGCACCCGCCGCGGTGCCCAGATGGGGATCATGCGCGTCTCACACCCCGACGTCATCGAATTCATCCACGCCAAGAACAAGGACGTCTCGCTGGCTCACACGCTGCGACTCAACGATCCCGACGACTACACCTACACCACGTTCTCCGAAGCACTCGAGGAAGCTCGCGACCTGATCGACGAGGACGGTCGCGTTCCGAAACACCTCCGCAACGCCGTCGAAGGCCATCTCTCTAACTTCAACATCTCCGTCGGCGTCACGGACGCGTTCATGGAAGCCGTCCAGAACGGCGAGGAGTTCACCTTCACGAATCCGCGTACGGAAGAACCCCACATCGCGACCGAAGAGACGAAGGAGATGTACGGCCGCTACGACCTCGCCGAACACGTCGAGGTCGGCGAACCGTTGTCGATTCCCGCCGAACTCATCTTCGAGCGCATCGTCGAAGGCGCACACGAAAACGGCGAACCCGGCGTCATCTACCTCGAGCGAGTGAACAAACAACACTCCTTCGACGTCGAGGAAGAGCCAGATCACCGTATTCTGGCGACGAATCCGTGTGGCGAGCAGCCACTCGAGGAACACGAGGCCTGCAACCTCGGCCACATCAACCTCTCGACGCTCGCGGCGACGAACGCCCCGGACTGGCGCGTCTGGTCCGAAGAGCACGCGGACGAGTACGACACCCAGGCCGAAGCGGTCGACGCCTTCCTCGAGGAAGCGATCGACGTCTCGGCGTTCAACGAGCGCATCAAGTACGGCACGCGATTCCTCGAGAACGTCGTCACGATGTCCGACTTCCCGGTCGAGGAGATCGAGGAGAAGGTACGGGACATGCGAAAGATCGGTCTCGGCGTCATGGGTCTCGCTCAGCTGTACATTCAGCTTGGCATCAAGTACGGCAGCGAAGAGGGCAACGAGGTCGCCCGCCAGCTGATGACCCACATCAACCACGGCGCGAAGGCGACGAGTCACCAACTCGCGATCGAACGCGGTTCTTTCGCCGACTGGAACGACTCCAAGTACGCCGACCCGACCGCGTATCGCGAGTGGTTCGAACACCAGACCGGCGAGAGTGCAGACGACTGGGACGGCGGCTTCCCGATTCGCAACCACAACGTGACCACCATCGCGCCGACGGGAACCACCTCGATGGTCGGCAACACCACGGGTGGCTGCGAACCGATTTACAACGTCGCCTACTACAAGAACGTCACCGACGACGTGCAAGGCGACGAGATGTTAGTCGAGTTCGACGATTACTTCCTGCGCACCCTTGAGGCGAACGACATCGACGTCGACGCCGTCAAGGAAGAAGCCCAAGAGCAGATGGCGACGAACCAGTTCGACGGTGTCGAAGGGCTCTCCACCGTCCCCGACGCCATCGGTGAACTGTTCGTCATCACGAGTGACCTCTCGGCGAAACAACACGCCGCCGTCCAGTGTGCCTCACAGAATGGCGTCGACTCCGCCATCTCGAAGACGGTCAACGCACCGAACGACTCCACGCTCGAGGACGCAAAAGAGGTCTTCGAGTGGGTCTACGAGAACGGTGGCAAGGGCGTCACCTACTACCGCGACGGCACCCGCTCGAAACAGGTGCTCACTACGCGCGCGGACAACGCCGACTTCGCCGACGAGACCGAAGCGGCCGAGACGCTCGTCGACCAGATCGGCGAAATTTTCGGCGGCCTCGAGGCCTTCCTCGAGAGCGAAGACGTCCAAGCGGTGCTCGAGGAGGACATCGACGAACTCCTCGGCGACAGCCAGGAGTCCGTGCAGGTCGATTTCACCGAGAAACGCGAGCGACCAGACGCGCTCCAGGGCGTCAGCCAGCGCATCGACACCGGTTACGGCAAGGTCTACGTGACGATCAACGAAGATCCCGAGACCGGCCAGCCGTTCGAACTGTTCGCGAACATCGGCCACTCGGGTGGGTTCACGAACTCCTTCACCGAGGCGCTCGCGAAGGTCATCTCGACCTCGCTGCGCTCGGGAGTCGACCCCGAGGAGATCGTCGACGAACTCTGTGGGACTCGCAGTCCAAAGGTTGCCTGGGACAAAGGCGAACAGATTCAGTCGATCCCGGACGCCATCGGCACCGCGATGCGACGCTACCTCGAGAACGAGATCGACAAGCCGTATCCGACTCAGCAGACGCTCGAGGATGCGGCCGACGCCGGTACTGAAGCCGAATTCGACGGCCCACAGACCGACGGCGGCGCTGCCGCCGCGAAGGGT